A single window of Pontiella agarivorans DNA harbors:
- a CDS encoding sialate O-acetylesterase — MRRIFISILFFLTGAAGFAAPVNVVLLGGQSNMAGRGEFSELDKTVKERVNAVADRVYVSSQGREPQKLSWFDAGKRCQTFGPELLIGVTLAENSPEAEFLMVKTALGGTSLHGAWSPDWTAEKAKASEKGEKRQNTKLFQEHMRSIRKNLQALEEAGKSYEIMGMCWMQGEKDSRLELSALHYEENLKRLIAAYRNELGQPDMPFVIGQINCPVRGKNDFPLGPETVRRAMASVAAEVPGTRMVATSTEPSWADFPKKGDQVHYNAEGQRRLGITFAEELMDLNSGRKVP, encoded by the coding sequence ATGAGGCGGATCTTTATATCTATTCTGTTTTTTCTTACGGGCGCGGCGGGCTTTGCGGCACCTGTTAATGTCGTATTGCTCGGGGGGCAGTCAAATATGGCGGGTCGGGGTGAATTTTCCGAACTGGATAAAACGGTGAAGGAAAGGGTGAATGCTGTTGCGGACCGGGTGTATGTCAGTTCTCAGGGCCGGGAACCTCAAAAACTTTCCTGGTTTGATGCGGGAAAGCGTTGCCAGACGTTTGGTCCTGAATTGTTGATTGGGGTGACGCTTGCGGAGAACAGTCCCGAAGCGGAGTTTCTAATGGTCAAAACGGCTCTCGGCGGCACATCCCTGCATGGAGCGTGGAGCCCGGACTGGACGGCGGAGAAAGCAAAGGCATCCGAAAAAGGTGAAAAACGGCAGAATACAAAGCTTTTTCAGGAGCACATGCGGTCTATTCGTAAAAACCTCCAGGCTTTGGAAGAGGCAGGGAAGTCATATGAAATCATGGGTATGTGCTGGATGCAGGGGGAGAAGGATTCGCGACTGGAGCTTTCGGCTCTGCATTATGAGGAAAATCTGAAGCGTTTAATTGCGGCCTATCGCAACGAACTGGGACAGCCTGATATGCCGTTTGTCATTGGTCAGATCAATTGTCCGGTGCGTGGAAAAAATGATTTTCCGCTAGGACCGGAAACGGTGCGGAGGGCGATGGCCAGCGTGGCCGCAGAAGTTCCCGGAACCCGAATGGTGGCGACATCCACCGAACCGTCATGGGCGGATTTTCCAAAAAAGGGCGATCAGGTACATTATAATGCGGAAGGCCAGCGTCGGCTTGGAATTACGTTTGCTGAAGAGCTGATGGATTTAAATTCAGGCCGGAAGGTTCCATAA
- a CDS encoding glycoside hydrolase family 2 TIM barrel-domain containing protein yields MMNRIVLLFLCLPLLTCAQRVSLNLGTGWMFGKDAQDNAAIPSDDDLVWEEVTVPHTWNTDLIQNQINSEHYQGVGWYRRSLPVQPDMRGKRLFLRFEGALASADVFLNDKKVGRHEGGYTAFCFEVTDLINWNGENTLMVKVNNADNPNIVPDGSRLFTRFGGIYRPVALLVTDPTCITPLDYASPGVFIRQDSVSEKCAELTVTAKLSNALKTDAAMEVSVQVIDAVGKVVARAVDHVRVGAGETVPMVRNLTIESPILWGGRENPYLYTVDVEVRRGGIAVDKVTQPLGLRFFHVDASTGFFLNGKPYRMYGVSRHQDWEHEGSALTFKHHQHDVAEMMEIGATTVRLAHYPQAADMYNLCDTNGLIVWAEIPVVQGVNVKRYAGAFENAKQQLVEMIRQNYNNPSIFFWGLYNECWIDADKVQILHDLAKAEDPGRLTTAGSNQKLSEKHHITDVVCWNKYPRWYGGFDLEKWADDLHKTHPDLKVGISEYGAGGCIDQHQIPPKKPNPTKGRFFPEEYMNQIHEEVWPMLEEREFFWGTYLWNLFDFSWPGVTRGSRINLNNKGLITYDRQTRKDPFYYYKANWSDEPVLYITSRRFIERSNPQTPVKVYSNCGKIELTLNGKTYPAPKSSYGVTVWPNLTLVEGENRVEVKGIKDGQIVKDACVWILNTSASAVPGEKTQTVEERSVDVSAFTVSSEQKHKGHVAKNAFDNHSDTFWCAAQERVPQWIVMDLLQETDIGGISILWGRKGRYEYTVQVSQDGQNWKTVVTNSKKGQKKNHQFTALARFVRIHCTQTPPGSPVAIREINVLTR; encoded by the coding sequence ATGATGAATCGGATTGTACTTCTTTTTCTTTGCCTGCCGCTGCTGACCTGCGCGCAGCGCGTTTCACTGAATCTTGGAACCGGGTGGATGTTCGGTAAGGACGCTCAGGATAATGCCGCGATACCGTCGGACGATGATTTGGTCTGGGAGGAGGTAACCGTTCCGCACACCTGGAATACCGACCTGATCCAAAACCAGATCAACAGCGAACACTATCAGGGAGTCGGCTGGTATCGCCGAAGCTTGCCTGTTCAGCCGGACATGCGGGGGAAACGTCTGTTCCTGCGGTTTGAGGGAGCGTTGGCGTCAGCCGATGTTTTTCTTAACGATAAAAAGGTCGGCCGGCACGAGGGCGGTTATACGGCATTCTGCTTTGAGGTGACCGATCTGATCAACTGGAATGGTGAAAATACGCTGATGGTGAAGGTGAATAATGCTGATAATCCGAACATTGTTCCGGATGGAAGCAGGCTTTTTACCCGTTTTGGCGGCATCTACCGTCCGGTTGCTTTGCTGGTGACTGATCCGACCTGTATTACGCCGCTTGATTATGCATCGCCTGGTGTTTTTATCCGGCAGGACAGTGTTTCTGAAAAGTGTGCAGAGCTGACGGTTACAGCAAAACTCTCAAATGCACTCAAGACAGATGCTGCGATGGAAGTGTCTGTTCAGGTGATTGATGCCGTCGGAAAAGTGGTTGCCCGGGCGGTTGATCATGTGCGGGTAGGTGCGGGGGAAACTGTTCCCATGGTTCGGAATCTGACCATAGAATCACCAATTCTCTGGGGGGGACGTGAAAATCCTTATCTTTATACGGTCGATGTGGAGGTCCGTCGCGGTGGAATAGCTGTGGATAAAGTTACGCAGCCGCTCGGGTTGCGTTTTTTCCACGTCGATGCCTCGACCGGATTTTTTCTGAATGGAAAACCATACAGAATGTACGGCGTCAGCCGGCATCAGGACTGGGAACATGAAGGCTCGGCGCTGACTTTCAAGCATCATCAGCACGACGTGGCGGAGATGATGGAGATCGGCGCCACAACCGTTCGTCTGGCCCACTATCCGCAGGCTGCGGATATGTATAACCTGTGCGACACCAATGGCCTGATTGTCTGGGCCGAAATTCCTGTGGTGCAGGGCGTGAATGTTAAAAGGTATGCCGGTGCATTTGAAAATGCGAAGCAGCAGCTGGTGGAAATGATCCGCCAGAATTACAACAACCCGTCGATCTTTTTCTGGGGGCTTTATAATGAGTGCTGGATTGATGCCGACAAGGTGCAGATTCTGCACGATTTGGCAAAGGCGGAGGATCCGGGCCGTTTGACCACGGCGGGCAGCAACCAGAAACTGTCCGAAAAACATCACATCACTGACGTCGTGTGCTGGAACAAATATCCAAGATGGTATGGTGGGTTTGATTTGGAGAAATGGGCGGACGATTTGCATAAAACTCATCCGGATCTGAAGGTCGGGATCAGCGAATACGGTGCCGGCGGCTGTATTGATCAGCACCAGATTCCGCCGAAAAAGCCAAATCCGACCAAAGGACGCTTTTTCCCGGAAGAGTATATGAACCAGATTCATGAGGAAGTCTGGCCGATGCTCGAGGAACGTGAATTTTTCTGGGGAACCTATCTCTGGAATCTGTTCGATTTTTCCTGGCCGGGCGTCACCCGCGGTTCACGGATCAACCTGAATAACAAAGGGCTGATTACTTACGACCGTCAGACGCGTAAGGATCCCTTCTATTACTACAAAGCCAACTGGTCTGACGAACCGGTACTTTATATAACCAGCCGGCGGTTCATAGAGCGGAGCAATCCGCAGACGCCGGTGAAGGTATATTCCAACTGCGGGAAAATTGAACTGACGCTGAACGGAAAAACATATCCGGCCCCGAAAAGTTCATACGGAGTAACGGTCTGGCCGAATCTGACGCTGGTCGAAGGAGAAAATCGGGTTGAAGTTAAGGGGATCAAAGACGGGCAGATTGTAAAAGATGCCTGCGTATGGATTCTTAATACAAGTGCCTCTGCTGTTCCCGGGGAGAAAACGCAGACTGTCGAGGAGCGTTCCGTGGATGTGTCGGCCTTTACTGTGTCCAGTGAGCAGAAACACAAAGGCCATGTGGCAAAAAATGCATTCGATAACCATTCGGACACTTTCTGGTGCGCTGCTCAAGAACGTGTTCCGCAGTGGATTGTAATGGACCTGCTGCAGGAAACCGATATCGGCGGTATCTCGATTCTGTGGGGCCGGAAAGGTCGGTATGAATATACCGTGCAGGTTTCTCAAGATGGTCAGAACTGGAAGACGGTGGTAACGAATTCGAAAAAAGGGCAGAAGAAAAATCATCAGTTCACTGCGCTGGCCCGTTTTGTCCGAATCCACTGCACTCAGACTCCGCCCGGCAGCCCGGTGGCGATTCGTGAAATCAATGTGTTGACCCGGTGA